The window GCCACCCAGAGGGTCCCCTTGTCTCCTGGTAAAGACAAGCAGAGGGCATGAAAATAAAAGAGTGGATGGGTGAGTGGgttgccccctttcctccctgTCCAAGGAATTGTGCCTTACCTGGGCATTCCCATAGGGCACCAGGGTGACGTTCATGATGGAGCGCAACATCAGCCATGTGGGGAAGAGTTGCATGACCATAAAGCCCCGACAACCTGAACAGAGGCTTTCATAGTAGAGGCTGATGGAAACTGGAGGGGCTGGCGGTGCAGCCTTGGGGGCAGAATTGGCACTCAGACTGGTACAGTGCTTCTCCACCTGCAAGAGAGAAATGGGTGGGCATTGACCAATGCAACCTCTTACCTGTGGACATGCTAAAGGGAAGGTGGCACTGGGAAGTTTTCCTGAAGAAGACGTAGACTTTGGGAGTGGTCCCTTGTGGGAcagcaactcccaccatcccccaTTTTGCATAGACACTGTCATCTCACTGGCTGAGAGAGTTTGCAAACCGCTGCTTCCAGGCCTTTCTCTGCAGGAACCAACTGTCCTTCTTCTGAAAGCAAAAAGCACCCCTTGCCCCAAAGAAG is drawn from Sceloporus undulatus isolate JIND9_A2432 ecotype Alabama unplaced genomic scaffold, SceUnd_v1.1 scaffold_10678, whole genome shotgun sequence and contains these coding sequences:
- the IFI30 gene encoding gamma-interferon-inducible lysosomal thiol reductase, producing MTVSMQNGGWWELLSHKGPLPKSTSSSGKLPSATFPLACPQVRGCIGQCPPISLLQVEKHCTSLSANSAPKAAPPAPPVSISLYYESLCSGCRGFMVMQLFPTWLMLRSIMNVTLVPYGNAQETRGPSGWQFECQHGQDECLGNMIETCLMDHFRDMDYSFPLIFCMESSRNVTQNLPTVSLAYPDARLWQLMVAKGVGQEREKARGLWVQRTCFQGWHEIAVLIAFCTKSGKVSFLVS